In Bacillus sp. NP247, one DNA window encodes the following:
- the phoP gene encoding two-component system response regulator PhoP, which produces MNNRILVVDDEEFILTLIEFNLQQAGFEVITAMDGEMALQKATTERPDLIILDLMLPKMDGMEVCKELRLQRVMTPILMLTAKDDEFDKVLGLELGADDYMTKPFSPREVVARVKAILRRTKLQQEEKVSETPDEDSIIIAELKILPEFYEAYFQGRKLELTPKEFELLVYLAKNKSRVLTRDQLLSAVWNYDFAGDTRIVDVHISHLRDKIEQNTKKPTYIKTIRGLGYKLEEPKGDE; this is translated from the coding sequence ATGAACAATCGTATTTTAGTAGTTGATGATGAGGAATTTATCTTAACTTTAATTGAATTTAATTTACAACAAGCTGGGTTTGAAGTTATAACAGCGATGGATGGAGAAATGGCGCTTCAAAAAGCGACAACAGAACGCCCAGATTTAATTATATTAGATTTAATGCTTCCAAAAATGGATGGTATGGAAGTTTGTAAAGAATTACGATTGCAGCGTGTTATGACGCCGATTTTAATGCTAACAGCAAAAGATGATGAATTTGATAAGGTGCTAGGTCTTGAGCTTGGGGCTGATGATTATATGACGAAGCCGTTTAGCCCAAGGGAAGTTGTTGCTCGTGTGAAAGCGATTTTGCGCCGCACGAAATTACAGCAAGAAGAAAAAGTTTCGGAAACGCCAGATGAAGATAGTATCATAATTGCAGAGCTTAAAATTTTACCGGAGTTTTATGAAGCGTACTTCCAAGGCAGGAAACTGGAACTAACACCGAAAGAATTTGAGTTACTTGTTTATCTTGCAAAAAATAAAAGTCGTGTATTAACTCGTGACCAATTATTGAGTGCTGTATGGAATTATGATTTTGCCGGTGATACAAGAATTGTTGATGTCCATATTAGCCATTTGCGCGATAAAATTGAACAAAATACGAAAAAACCGACGTACATTAAAACGATACGTGGTTTAGGTTATAAATTAGAGGAGCCAAAAGGGGATGAATAA
- the icd gene encoding NADP-dependent isocitrate dehydrogenase, with the protein MTTGEKITVTNGVMNVPNNPIIPFIEGDGIGPDIWAAASRVLEAAVEKAYDGEKKIVWKEVLAGEKAFNQTGEWLPEETLNLIREYLIAIKGPLTTPVGGGIRSLNVALRQELDLYVCLRPVRYFEGVPSPVKRPEDTDMVIFRENTEDIYAGIEYAQGSPEAEKVLAFLKEAMGVNKIRFPETSGIGIKPISEEGTKRLVRAAIQYAINEKRSSVTLVHKGNIMKFTEGAFKNWGYEVAEQEFGDKVFTWAEYDRIVEKDGKDAANKAMADAEVAGKIIVKDSIADIFLQQILTRPREFDVVATMNLNGDYISDALAAQVGGIGIAPGANINYVTGHAIFEATHGTAPKYAGLDKVNPSSVLLSGVLLLEHLGWNEAANLVTDSVEKTIESKVVTYDFARLMEGATEVKCSEFANELIKNMDVAIIKNA; encoded by the coding sequence TTGACAACAGGTGAAAAAATTACTGTAACTAATGGTGTTATGAATGTACCAAACAATCCGATTATTCCATTTATCGAAGGAGATGGAATTGGTCCTGATATTTGGGCTGCAGCATCTCGCGTACTAGAAGCAGCAGTTGAAAAAGCTTATGATGGTGAGAAGAAAATCGTTTGGAAAGAAGTGCTTGCAGGGGAAAAAGCATTCAACCAAACAGGCGAGTGGTTACCAGAAGAGACTTTAAATTTAATTCGTGAATATTTAATCGCAATTAAAGGTCCACTTACAACTCCAGTTGGCGGTGGTATTCGTTCTCTAAACGTAGCGCTTCGTCAAGAATTAGATTTATATGTATGTCTACGTCCAGTTCGTTACTTTGAAGGTGTTCCTTCACCTGTAAAACGTCCGGAAGATACTGATATGGTTATTTTCCGTGAAAATACAGAAGACATTTACGCTGGTATTGAATATGCACAAGGTTCTCCAGAAGCGGAAAAAGTTCTTGCATTCTTAAAAGAAGCAATGGGCGTTAATAAAATTCGTTTCCCAGAAACATCAGGGATTGGTATTAAACCAATTTCAGAGGAAGGGACAAAGCGTCTTGTTCGCGCCGCAATTCAATATGCAATTAACGAAAAACGTTCTTCTGTTACATTAGTTCATAAAGGAAACATTATGAAATTTACAGAAGGTGCTTTCAAAAACTGGGGTTACGAAGTAGCTGAACAAGAATTTGGCGACAAAGTATTTACTTGGGCTGAATATGATCGTATCGTTGAAAAAGATGGTAAAGATGCAGCGAATAAAGCGATGGCAGACGCAGAAGTGGCTGGGAAAATCATCGTAAAAGATTCTATTGCAGACATCTTCTTACAACAAATTTTAACTCGTCCACGTGAGTTCGATGTTGTTGCAACAATGAACTTAAATGGAGACTACATCTCGGATGCACTTGCTGCACAAGTAGGTGGAATTGGTATTGCACCTGGTGCAAATATTAACTATGTGACTGGACATGCTATCTTTGAAGCTACACACGGTACAGCTCCAAAATATGCAGGTTTAGATAAAGTAAATCCATCTTCTGTTCTTCTTTCTGGTGTATTATTATTAGAGCACTTAGGATGGAACGAAGCTGCGAATTTAGTAACTGATTCAGTTGAGAAAACAATTGAATCAAAAGTAGTAACTTATGATTTCGCGCGCTTAATGGAAGGTGCAACAGAAGTAAAATGTTCTGAGTTTGCTAATGAACTTATTAAAAACATGGATGTAGCGATAATCAAAAACGCATAA
- the ytvI gene encoding sporulation integral membrane protein YtvI: MNRNLLYMILRLIFVIVATVAGFYALLYMSGLIYPFIIAFAFAYLINPVVNFLNQKLQFPRALSVLVSLILVFGAIVGLVTYLVTEAISATTYLLQIVTVKFPDIVAFAQEFALNHIMPLYDDLISKFNHLGEPQRYTITQNIQNLGTEATTQMKELLTAIISGLTNFISALPTTLTVLVFVLLATFFISYDWHRLAHKVRKLLPNRVHGYGKTIFVDLRKALFGFVKAQLTLVSMTTIIVLIGLLILRVPYAITIAIITGVVDLLPYLGTGAVFVPWVIYVFFTGDTAFAIGLLILYIVVIVQRQIMEPKVLSSNIGLDPLATLIALFVGFKLFGFLGLIIGPVILVLLNTLHKAHVFHDLWKFIKGSPSK; the protein is encoded by the coding sequence TTGAACCGAAACTTACTATATATGATATTACGACTCATATTCGTCATTGTAGCAACGGTAGCTGGGTTCTATGCCTTACTTTACATGTCAGGCCTTATTTACCCTTTTATTATTGCTTTTGCATTCGCTTATTTAATTAATCCTGTCGTCAATTTCCTTAATCAAAAACTACAATTTCCTCGTGCGTTATCGGTACTCGTTAGCTTAATTCTCGTATTCGGGGCTATCGTTGGACTTGTTACATACCTTGTAACTGAAGCAATATCCGCCACAACATACTTACTACAAATTGTTACAGTGAAGTTTCCAGATATCGTTGCATTCGCCCAAGAATTTGCACTTAATCATATTATGCCTCTCTATGATGATTTAATCTCTAAATTTAATCATCTCGGTGAACCACAGCGATACACTATTACACAAAACATTCAAAACTTAGGCACCGAAGCAACGACACAAATGAAAGAACTTTTAACCGCCATTATAAGCGGATTAACAAATTTCATTAGTGCATTACCAACAACTTTAACTGTCCTTGTATTCGTCTTATTAGCCACCTTCTTCATTAGTTACGATTGGCACCGTCTTGCTCATAAAGTAAGAAAACTTCTACCTAATCGTGTACATGGATACGGAAAAACTATTTTTGTCGATTTAAGAAAAGCTTTGTTTGGTTTTGTTAAAGCGCAACTTACACTTGTATCTATGACAACTATTATTGTACTAATCGGCCTTTTAATATTACGCGTGCCATACGCAATTACTATCGCGATTATTACAGGGGTTGTAGATCTACTCCCGTATTTAGGAACTGGAGCCGTCTTTGTTCCTTGGGTTATATACGTATTTTTCACAGGCGATACTGCATTCGCCATCGGTCTTCTCATCCTATACATCGTCGTGATTGTCCAAAGACAAATCATGGAGCCAAAAGTACTTTCATCTAATATTGGACTCGATCCATTAGCGACACTCATCGCTCTATTTGTCGGCTTTAAGCTCTTTGGTTTTTTAGGATTAATCATCGGTCCAGTCATATTAGTACTACTTAATACATTACACAAAGCTCATGTATTCCACGACTTATGGAAATTCATTAAGGGTTCACCATCAAAATAA
- a CDS encoding MaoC/PaaZ C-terminal domain-containing protein, giving the protein MLKKKVQIGRRMDEITVGEKLSITEKIEDKDLLLYLGLTNDANPLYIQHDYASQTPYEKPIVPSIMLTGLITTAVTKYLPGPGSHITRKDLTFVKHVHHYETLQIHFEVVAVSEEEHTIDMLVFAHDEKGETVVKGSLTVTPPFKSVSIMEKALDNF; this is encoded by the coding sequence ATGTTAAAGAAAAAAGTTCAAATTGGTCGTAGAATGGATGAAATTACAGTAGGAGAGAAATTATCTATCACTGAAAAAATTGAGGATAAAGATTTGTTATTGTACTTAGGGTTAACGAATGATGCCAATCCATTATATATTCAGCATGATTACGCATCCCAAACTCCGTATGAAAAGCCGATTGTCCCAAGCATTATGCTAACGGGGCTGATTACAACGGCGGTTACGAAATATTTACCAGGTCCAGGTAGTCATATTACTAGGAAGGACCTTACGTTCGTGAAACATGTTCACCATTATGAAACGTTACAAATCCACTTTGAAGTTGTGGCTGTTTCAGAGGAGGAACATACAATTGATATGCTTGTATTTGCTCATGATGAAAAAGGAGAAACTGTTGTAAAAGGTTCATTAACAGTAACACCACCCTTTAAATCTGTTTCCATTATGGAAAAAGCATTAGATAATTTTTAA
- the pyk gene encoding pyruvate kinase, with the protein MRKTKIVCTIGPASESIEKLEQLMEAGMNVARLNFSHGSHEEHGARIKNIREASKKTGKTVGILLDTKGPEIRTHDFVDGQAELVTGAEVILSTEQVLGTAEKFSVSYAGLYDDVDPGSRILIDDGLIELEVIEKADGNIRTKVLNSGTVKNKKGVNVPNVSIKLPGITEKDVQDIVFGIEQKVDFIAASFVRKASDVLEIRELLEGHNSQYIQIVPKIENQEGIDNIDSILEVSDGLMVARGDMGVEIPPEEVPLVQKRLIKKCNVLGKPVITATQMLDSMQRNPRPTRAEASDVANAIFDGTDAIMLSGETAAGQYPVEAVTMMANIAVRVEKSLQYEDMFKKRIKEFTPTITDAISQSVAHTALALDVAAIVAPTESGHTAKMISKYRPKSPIVAVTSDEQVGRRLALVWGVQAFMAGKRAASTDEMLDTAIQTGMDAGLIGLGDTVVITAGVPVAETGTTNLMKIHVVGEEVAKGQGIGRKAAKGKVVVAKTAAEAVANVNKGDILVTTSTDKDMIPAIEKAAALVVEEGGLTSHAAVVGVSIGIPVIVGVNGVTTTLKSGQEVTVDAARGIVYNGHAEVL; encoded by the coding sequence ATGCGTAAAACTAAAATTGTATGTACTATAGGTCCTGCTAGTGAAAGTATTGAGAAATTAGAGCAATTAATGGAAGCGGGTATGAACGTTGCTCGTTTAAACTTCTCTCACGGTAGCCATGAAGAGCATGGAGCTCGTATTAAAAATATTCGTGAAGCTTCAAAGAAAACTGGTAAAACAGTTGGTATCTTACTTGATACAAAAGGTCCAGAAATCCGTACACATGACTTCGTAGACGGACAAGCTGAGCTTGTAACAGGTGCAGAAGTAATTCTTTCTACTGAACAAGTATTAGGAACTGCAGAGAAGTTCTCTGTATCTTATGCTGGTCTTTATGATGATGTTGATCCAGGTTCTCGTATTCTAATCGATGACGGTCTTATCGAACTAGAAGTAATCGAGAAAGCTGATGGAAACATTCGTACAAAAGTATTAAACAGCGGAACTGTAAAAAATAAAAAAGGTGTTAACGTACCAAACGTAAGCATTAAGCTTCCTGGTATCACTGAAAAAGACGTACAAGATATCGTTTTCGGTATCGAGCAAAAAGTTGATTTCATCGCAGCATCTTTCGTACGTAAAGCATCTGACGTATTAGAAATTCGTGAGTTATTAGAAGGTCATAACTCTCAATACATCCAAATCGTACCAAAAATCGAAAATCAAGAAGGTATCGACAACATCGATTCAATCTTAGAAGTTTCTGACGGTTTAATGGTTGCTCGTGGTGATATGGGTGTAGAAATTCCACCAGAAGAAGTACCGTTAGTACAAAAACGTCTAATCAAAAAATGTAACGTATTAGGCAAACCAGTTATTACTGCAACACAAATGTTAGATTCTATGCAACGTAACCCACGTCCAACTCGTGCGGAAGCAAGTGACGTAGCAAACGCAATCTTCGATGGAACAGATGCAATCATGCTTTCAGGTGAAACTGCTGCGGGTCAATACCCTGTAGAAGCGGTAACAATGATGGCTAACATTGCGGTACGTGTTGAAAAATCATTACAATATGAAGATATGTTCAAAAAACGTATTAAAGAGTTCACTCCAACAATTACAGATGCAATTAGCCAATCTGTTGCGCACACAGCACTTGCTCTTGATGTAGCTGCAATCGTAGCTCCAACAGAAAGTGGACATACTGCGAAAATGATCTCTAAATACCGTCCGAAATCTCCAATCGTAGCTGTAACATCTGACGAGCAAGTAGGACGTCGTCTTGCACTTGTTTGGGGTGTACAAGCGTTTATGGCTGGGAAACGTGCAGCTTCTACTGACGAAATGTTAGATACAGCAATTCAAACAGGTATGGATGCGGGTCTAATCGGACTTGGAGATACTGTAGTAATCACTGCGGGTGTTCCAGTTGCTGAAACTGGTACAACAAACTTAATGAAAATCCACGTTGTTGGTGAAGAAGTTGCTAAAGGACAAGGAATCGGTCGTAAAGCTGCAAAAGGTAAAGTAGTTGTAGCGAAAACAGCTGCTGAAGCTGTAGCGAACGTAAACAAAGGTGATATCCTTGTTACAACAAGCACTGATAAAGATATGATTCCTGCGATTGAAAAAGCTGCTGCTCTAGTTGTAGAAGAAGGCGGTCTAACAAGCCATGCAGCTGTTGTAGGTGTATCAATCGGTATTCCTGTTATCGTTGGTGTAAACGGCGTAACAACAACTTTAAAAAGTGGCCAAGAAGTAACAGTTGATGCAGCACGCGGAATTGTTTATAATGGACATGCGGAAGTGCTATAA
- a CDS encoding DUF441 domain-containing protein, which yields MISQSTLFLFILLIIGLIAKNQSLTVAVGVLFLLKFTFLGDKVFPYLQTKGINLGVTVITIAVLVPIATGEIGFKQLGEAAKSYYAWIALASGVAVALLAKGGVQLLTTDPHITTALVFGTIIAVALFNGVAVGPLIGAGIAYAVMSIIQMFK from the coding sequence ATGATTAGTCAGTCAACGTTATTTTTATTCATACTACTTATTATAGGATTAATTGCTAAAAATCAATCGCTTACTGTAGCTGTTGGAGTGTTATTTTTATTGAAGTTTACGTTTTTAGGCGATAAAGTTTTTCCTTATTTACAAACGAAAGGAATTAACCTCGGTGTGACGGTTATTACCATTGCGGTGCTCGTCCCAATTGCGACGGGGGAAATAGGGTTTAAACAACTCGGAGAAGCGGCGAAATCATACTATGCATGGATCGCTTTAGCCTCAGGAGTGGCGGTTGCTTTGTTGGCGAAAGGTGGGGTGCAATTATTAACGACTGATCCTCATATTACAACTGCACTTGTTTTTGGGACAATTATAGCTGTAGCTTTATTTAATGGAGTCGCTGTAGGTCCATTAATTGGGGCTGGAATTGCCTATGCAGTTATGAGTATTATACAAATGTTTAAATAA
- a CDS encoding FxsA family protein, translating to MKWLLFLLIVIPAIEITVLIGSSHVIGLWSTFAMIVFTGIVGVYLAKRQGFKVLREIQFRLNRGEMPGDTVLDGIFIFVGGILLVLPGYVTDIIGFIFVVPVTRALLKPVVMKWIDWKFRKRTTIIVQK from the coding sequence GTGAAGTGGTTGCTATTCTTACTTATTGTAATACCGGCGATTGAGATTACGGTATTGATAGGATCGAGTCATGTAATAGGTTTATGGTCTACGTTCGCTATGATTGTATTTACTGGTATTGTGGGTGTATATTTGGCGAAACGACAAGGGTTTAAAGTACTTAGAGAGATTCAATTTAGGTTAAATAGAGGAGAAATGCCGGGTGATACGGTTCTAGATGGTATTTTTATATTCGTAGGAGGTATTCTTTTAGTACTGCCTGGATATGTGACGGATATAATAGGTTTTATCTTTGTTGTTCCTGTAACGAGGGCTTTATTGAAGCCGGTTGTTATGAAGTGGATTGATTGGAAATTTAGAAAGAGAACTACTATTATTGTTCAGAAATAA
- the citZ gene encoding citrate synthase: protein MGEFSEKGENVMTVIRGLEGVVATTSSVSSIIDDTLTYVGYNIDDLAENATFEEVVYLLWHRKLPNEKELAEFSETVSEYYKVPGEILTYLKQVDLKIAHPMSVLRTAISMLSLYDESAEIMDVKSNYLKAVKLQAQVGTLIAAYARIRKGLDVVEPRKDLSLAANFLYMLNDREPNEVEIEAFDKALLLHADHELNASTFTARVCVATLSDVYSGITAAIGALKGPLHGGANENVMKMLTEIGEEENVESYIHNALQNKVKIMGFGHRVYEHGDPRAKHLREMSKRLCVLLGEDKWYNMSIKIEDIVTKEKGLPPNVDFYSASVYHCLGIDHDLFTPIFAISRMSGWLAHILEQYENNRLIRPRADYNGPTHQVYVPIAQR, encoded by the coding sequence TTGGGAGAATTTTCAGAAAAAGGAGAGAATGTCATGACTGTTATTCGAGGTTTAGAAGGGGTAGTAGCAACAACATCATCTGTGAGCTCTATTATTGATGATACATTAACTTATGTTGGGTATAATATTGATGATTTAGCTGAGAATGCTACGTTCGAAGAAGTAGTGTACTTATTATGGCACCGCAAGCTGCCGAACGAAAAAGAACTAGCGGAATTTAGTGAAACTGTATCTGAATACTATAAAGTACCGGGTGAGATTTTAACATATTTGAAACAAGTAGATTTAAAAATCGCGCACCCGATGTCGGTTTTACGAACTGCGATTTCCATGCTATCATTATATGATGAGAGCGCTGAAATAATGGATGTAAAATCCAATTATTTGAAAGCGGTTAAATTACAGGCTCAAGTCGGAACTTTAATTGCGGCTTATGCAAGAATTCGCAAAGGTTTAGATGTTGTTGAGCCAAGAAAAGATCTATCATTAGCTGCAAACTTCTTGTACATGTTAAATGATCGTGAGCCAAATGAAGTTGAAATTGAGGCTTTTGATAAGGCACTTTTACTTCATGCAGATCATGAGTTAAACGCTTCTACATTTACTGCACGTGTTTGCGTAGCTACACTTTCAGATGTGTATTCTGGTATTACAGCAGCAATCGGTGCATTAAAAGGTCCTCTTCACGGCGGGGCAAATGAAAATGTAATGAAGATGTTAACTGAAATTGGCGAAGAAGAAAATGTAGAATCATATATTCATAATGCTCTTCAAAATAAAGTAAAAATTATGGGATTTGGTCATCGTGTATATGAGCATGGTGATCCACGCGCGAAACACTTACGCGAAATGTCTAAGAGATTATGCGTGCTTTTAGGAGAAGATAAATGGTATAATATGTCTATCAAAATTGAAGACATTGTAACAAAAGAAAAAGGTCTTCCACCAAATGTTGATTTCTATTCAGCTTCTGTATACCATTGTTTAGGAATTGACCATGACTTATTTACACCTATCTTTGCAATTAGCCGTATGTCAGGCTGGTTAGCTCATATTCTAGAACAATATGAAAACAACCGCTTAATCCGTCCACGTGCTGATTATAATGGACCAACACATCAAGTGTATGTTCCAATTGCACAACGATAA
- the mdh gene encoding malate dehydrogenase encodes MTIKRKKVSVIGAGFTGATTAFLLAQKELADVVLVDIPQLENPTKGKALDMLEASPVQGFDANIIGTSDYADTADSDVVVITAGIARKPGMSRDDLVATNSKIMKSITRDIAKHSPNAIIVVLTNPVDAMTYSVFKEAGFPKERVIGQSGVLDTARFRTFISQELNLSVKDITGFVLGGHGDDMVPLVRYSYAGGIPLETLIPKERLEAIVERTRKGGGEIVGLLGNGSAYYAPAASLVEMTEAILKDQRRVLPAIAYLEGEYGYSDLYLGVPVILGGNGIEKIIELELLADEKEALDRSVESVRNVMKVLV; translated from the coding sequence ATGACAATCAAACGCAAGAAAGTTTCAGTCATCGGTGCAGGATTTACAGGAGCAACAACAGCATTCTTATTAGCACAAAAAGAACTTGCAGATGTTGTATTAGTGGACATTCCACAGCTGGAAAATCCAACAAAAGGGAAAGCGTTAGATATGTTAGAAGCGAGCCCAGTACAAGGTTTTGATGCTAACATTATTGGTACATCTGATTACGCAGATACTGCTGATTCTGACGTTGTCGTTATTACAGCAGGTATTGCGCGTAAGCCTGGTATGAGCCGTGATGACTTAGTGGCAACAAACTCTAAAATTATGAAAAGTATTACGCGCGACATTGCAAAACATTCACCAAATGCGATTATTGTTGTATTAACAAATCCAGTTGATGCAATGACATATTCTGTATTTAAAGAAGCAGGATTCCCGAAAGAGCGTGTTATCGGTCAATCGGGCGTATTAGATACAGCTCGTTTCCGTACATTTATTTCACAAGAGTTAAACCTTTCTGTGAAAGACATTACAGGATTTGTTCTTGGTGGACATGGTGACGATATGGTACCTCTTGTACGCTATTCCTATGCAGGTGGCATTCCGTTAGAAACATTAATTCCAAAAGAGCGTTTAGAAGCAATCGTAGAACGTACACGTAAAGGTGGCGGTGAGATTGTAGGCTTATTAGGAAACGGTAGTGCATATTATGCGCCAGCAGCTTCTTTAGTTGAAATGACAGAAGCGATCTTGAAAGATCAACGCCGTGTATTACCAGCTATTGCGTACCTTGAAGGTGAATATGGTTATAGTGACCTTTACTTAGGGGTACCAGTAATTCTAGGTGGTAACGGAATTGAAAAAATTATTGAATTAGAACTTCTTGCAGATGAGAAAGAAGCGTTAGATCGCTCTGTAGAATCTGTACGTAACGTTATGAAAGTTCTTGTTTAA
- the phoR gene encoding sensory box histidine kinase PhoR, whose protein sequence is MNKFRSRLLFTFVSLIVFILVGLGVLLETVFENYYIDHAKERMVKETQYVAVLAEEQGFDAVLKKPYVFEKLEEKIPASIIFVDEKKKVQYSGGQPSAFSQEMIKELSSETAKKENKVITKETDQKNEFYHAVFVQDVEGKQGYILVKSTIDTLRDVHQKTWGLLIIGFVIACLVVVFLGVKITGQYIRPIESVTKVAIELAKGNYKARAYESHSDETGMLSKAINILARNLQEMTLEQEMQQDRLHTLIENMGSGMILIDSRGYINLVNRSYKETFHVTDEEYLDRLYYESFHHTEIIELVEEIFMTEVKVRKQMLLPLSIERKHFEVYGAPIIGTNHEWKGIVLVFHDITELKKLEQIRKDFLANVSHELKTPITSIKGFSETLLDGAMDNKKFCEHFLHIILKESERMQGLIEDLLDLSKIEQQGFRLNMGTVDMKGILEDIHMVLDNKAGEKEISLQVNVLKRVSVIGDPSRLKQIFINLINNAIVYTPAGGVVSVELLEDKYNAYIKVSDTGIGISKEEIPRIFERFYRVDKARSRNTGGTGLGLSIVKHLVEAHQGTITVDSEVGEGTTFTVVLPKSATEK, encoded by the coding sequence ATGAATAAATTTCGTTCCAGGCTTCTTTTTACATTTGTTTCTCTTATCGTTTTTATCTTAGTTGGACTAGGTGTATTATTAGAAACCGTATTTGAAAATTACTATATAGATCATGCTAAAGAGAGAATGGTAAAAGAGACACAGTATGTTGCGGTATTAGCAGAAGAGCAAGGGTTTGATGCTGTTTTAAAAAAGCCTTATGTCTTTGAAAAGTTAGAAGAAAAAATACCAGCTTCTATTATATTTGTTGATGAAAAAAAGAAAGTTCAATATAGCGGAGGGCAACCATCTGCATTTAGTCAAGAGATGATTAAAGAACTTTCTTCCGAAACAGCAAAGAAAGAAAATAAAGTCATTACGAAAGAAACAGATCAAAAGAATGAATTTTATCATGCTGTGTTCGTCCAGGATGTAGAAGGGAAACAAGGATACATTTTGGTGAAAAGTACAATTGATACTTTGAGGGACGTTCACCAAAAAACGTGGGGATTATTAATTATCGGATTTGTCATTGCTTGTCTTGTAGTTGTATTCCTAGGTGTCAAAATTACAGGACAATATATTAGGCCGATTGAATCAGTTACGAAAGTTGCGATTGAATTAGCGAAGGGTAATTATAAAGCGCGTGCATATGAAAGTCATTCGGATGAAACAGGAATGCTGAGTAAAGCAATTAATATTTTAGCTCGTAATTTACAAGAGATGACACTCGAACAAGAAATGCAACAAGATCGTTTGCACACATTAATTGAAAATATGGGAAGCGGAATGATTTTAATTGATAGCCGTGGTTATATAAACCTTGTAAACCGTTCTTATAAGGAGACTTTCCACGTAACAGATGAAGAATATTTAGACCGTTTATATTATGAATCATTTCACCATACGGAAATTATTGAGCTTGTGGAAGAAATTTTTATGACAGAAGTGAAAGTGCGTAAACAAATGTTATTGCCACTTAGTATTGAGCGAAAGCATTTCGAAGTATATGGAGCGCCAATTATTGGGACGAACCATGAGTGGAAAGGGATTGTTCTCGTATTCCATGACATTACTGAGCTGAAGAAATTAGAACAAATAAGAAAAGACTTTTTAGCGAATGTTTCTCATGAATTGAAGACACCAATTACTTCTATTAAAGGTTTTTCGGAAACACTATTGGACGGAGCGATGGATAATAAAAAATTCTGTGAACATTTCTTGCATATCATTTTAAAAGAAAGTGAGCGTATGCAAGGATTAATTGAAGATTTATTAGATTTGTCAAAAATCGAGCAGCAAGGGTTTAGATTAAATATGGGTACGGTTGATATGAAGGGGATTCTTGAAGACATTCACATGGTGCTTGATAATAAAGCGGGTGAAAAAGAAATCTCTTTACAAGTGAATGTATTGAAACGAGTTTCCGTTATTGGAGATCCGAGCCGCTTAAAACAAATCTTTATTAATTTAATTAATAATGCAATCGTATATACGCCAGCTGGAGGCGTTGTTTCAGTTGAATTATTAGAGGATAAATATAATGCGTATATAAAGGTGTCTGATACTGGAATTGGTATTAGTAAAGAAGAAATCCCTCGTATATTTGAACGTTTTTATCGAGTTGATAAAGCGAGAAGTAGAAATACGGGTGGAACGGGTCTTGGTTTATCAATTGTAAAGCATTTAGTTGAAGCGCATCAAGGTACGATTACGGTGGATAGTGAGGTTGGAGAAGGAACAACATTTACAGTTGTTTTACCGAAATCAGCTACTGAAAAATAG